A genomic region of Scyliorhinus canicula chromosome 4, sScyCan1.1, whole genome shotgun sequence contains the following coding sequences:
- the med8 gene encoding mediator of RNA polymerase II transcription subunit 8 isoform X3 produces MKLTEGRVPVFSHEVVPDHLRTKPDPEVEEQEKQLSTEAARLAPDVAQKHIQALNKMCGNLLDKLNNAREERESESGALRQNKQTFNPADTNALLAAIGFGKGLSKPIRPPQGGPVSSGQSVPVPGLQGGPSMAQVSIQSGTNPQGMQGQVPPQQGQPGKMPSTIKTNIKSASMHPYQR; encoded by the exons AAACTAACAGAGGGTCGAGTTCCTGTTTTCAGTCACGAGGTGGTTCCGGACCATCTCCGGACTAAACCAGATCCAGAGGTAGAAGAACAGGAGAAGCAACTGAGTACAGAGGCAGCACGCCTAGCACCTGATGTAGCTCAG AAACACATCCAGGCATTGAACAAAATGTGTGGCAACCTACTTGACAAACTTAACAACGCTCGGGAGGAGCGGGAATCTGAGAGTGGAG CTTTGCGACAGAATAAGCAGACCTTTAACCCAGCAGATACTAATGCTTTATTAGCAGCAATTGGATTTGGGAAAGGATTGTCCAAACCAATCAGACCGCCCCAAGGTGGACCAGTCTCATCGGGTCAGTCTGTACCAGTTCCTGGTCTACAGGGGGGTCCAAGCATGGCACAGGTGTCAATTCAAAGTGGGACTAACCCACAGGGAATGCAAGGTCAGGTTCCACCACAACAAGGTCAGCCAG gaAAGATGCCAAGTACCATAAAAACcaacatcaagtctgcatcaatgcACCCGTATCAGAGATGA